In [Clostridium] cellulosi, one genomic interval encodes:
- a CDS encoding ABC transporter (High confidence in function and specificity), with the protein MSVHAKKTKSTKRMIGKVILQIFLIIVAVIQIYPIIWLAFFSLKDNSEIFGGNIAGFPRHWLWSNYNFALTNGKVLTYFINSVLVTAATILLVLILSTMSAYAITRMKWKLSKASLNLILLGLMVPIHAALLPLFVVLRNLKMLNSYWALIIPYVAFGIPFAVLILTSFFSTIPRELEEAAVIDGCGIYRTYFLIILPQVRSGIATVAIFTYLSSWNELMFAVTFINNQEFQTLTVGMMSMVGTYITQWGVVGAGLMIATIPTLIIYLLFSRQVQESMIAGAIKG; encoded by the coding sequence ATGAGTGTACATGCGAAAAAAACTAAATCAACAAAAAGGATGATAGGGAAGGTCATATTGCAGATATTCCTTATCATCGTGGCGGTTATCCAAATATATCCGATAATCTGGCTTGCATTTTTCTCATTAAAGGATAACAGTGAAATTTTTGGTGGTAATATTGCTGGGTTTCCAAGGCATTGGCTTTGGAGCAATTACAACTTTGCTTTAACAAATGGAAAGGTTCTAACATACTTCATCAACAGCGTTTTAGTAACTGCTGCTACTATTTTATTGGTGCTAATCCTTTCAACTATGTCCGCCTATGCTATAACCAGGATGAAATGGAAGCTGAGCAAAGCATCCTTGAATCTAATTTTGCTCGGTTTGATGGTGCCGATTCACGCCGCTTTGCTTCCTTTGTTTGTGGTGTTAAGAAACTTGAAAATGCTCAACAGCTATTGGGCATTGATAATTCCTTATGTCGCATTTGGTATCCCATTTGCGGTTCTTATTCTTACAAGTTTCTTCAGCACTATACCAAGAGAATTGGAAGAGGCTGCTGTTATTGACGGCTGCGGAATCTACAGGACCTATTTCCTAATCATCCTTCCTCAGGTTCGTTCAGGAATTGCAACGGTGGCTATTTTCACATATCTTTCGTCGTGGAATGAACTTATGTTCGCGGTCACATTCATCAACAATCAAGAGTTCCAGACACTTACAGTCGGCATGATGTCCATGGTAGGTACCTACATTACACAATGGGGCGTTGTCGGCGCAGGTTTGATGATCGCTACTATCCCGACGTTGATAATTTATCTGTTATTCAGTAGGCAAGTCCAGGAAAGCATGATTGCTGGCGCAATCAAAGGATAA
- the mutS gene encoding DNA mismatch repair protein MutS (High confidence in function and specificity): MSEMTPMMRQYLKIKEKHKDEILFFRLGDFYEMFFDDADIAARELELTLTGKDCGLEERAPMCGIPYHSCESYIARLLAKGYKVAICEQTEDPALAKGLVRREIVRVITPGTVIEGSMLDEAKNNFLASIYVSGNKAGICFADVSTGEAYVTLVESDDIATRINNENGRYMPSEAIINNECAALKGATAFLKEKINCTVNVFDDDRYDSSPEPLLKQFNKETLEEIGLEGKPETVMAMNALLSYLKDTQINGLERLDTIYYYSEEQYMRLDLSTRRNLELCETMRGREKRGTLLWVLDKTKTAMGKRLLRTWIEQPLLNCAEIVRRHNAVGELVSDSIMRADLADGLTGVYDLERLMTRIVYGSANARELRSLAQTAEKLPSIKERMAGVNSQLLKEIYAGIDPLQDVFKLIDDSIVEDPPALLKEGGIIKDGYNAEVDELREAMTNGHGFLAKIEAAEREKTGIKNLRIGYNRVFGYYIEVTKSNLSQVPDYYIRKQTLTNCERYITQELKELESRVLGAQERIKQLEFQLFDEVRKKVAEQLHRIQRTAKSLAKLDVLVSFAQTAVDNNYCCPDVSLDGKIIIKDGRHPVVEMMMKDTPFVPNDTLLDLDENRTAIITGPNMAGKSTYMRQVALIVLMSQIGSFVPASSAKLGIVDSIFTRVGASDDLASGQSTFMVEMSEVANILQNATRQSLLIFDEIGRGTSTFDGMSIARAVVEYVNDKKRLGAKTLFATHYHELTEMESMYDGIKNYNVAVKKHGDDITFLRRIIAGGADDSYGIEVAKLAGLPNSVISRSKEILKQLNAGQPVAVRRKKLAEVRPQEPAQVSFTNPTTDKIMSKLRTIDANTLSPIEALNILFELCKLAQDH; the protein is encoded by the coding sequence ATGTCTGAGATGACGCCGATGATGCGTCAGTATTTGAAAATAAAGGAAAAGCATAAAGATGAAATCCTGTTTTTCCGTCTCGGCGATTTCTACGAGATGTTTTTCGACGACGCTGACATAGCCGCAAGGGAACTTGAATTGACGCTGACAGGGAAGGACTGCGGCCTTGAAGAACGCGCGCCTATGTGCGGTATACCCTATCACAGTTGCGAGAGCTATATAGCAAGGCTGCTTGCAAAAGGATATAAAGTTGCCATCTGCGAACAGACGGAAGACCCGGCATTGGCGAAAGGCCTTGTCCGGCGTGAAATCGTCAGGGTAATTACGCCCGGCACTGTCATTGAAGGCAGCATGCTTGATGAAGCGAAGAACAACTTCCTTGCGAGCATTTATGTGAGCGGCAATAAAGCAGGAATCTGTTTTGCTGATGTTTCAACCGGTGAGGCATATGTGACGCTGGTCGAATCAGACGACATTGCAACCCGTATCAACAATGAAAACGGGCGGTATATGCCGAGCGAAGCAATCATAAACAATGAGTGCGCTGCGCTCAAGGGTGCCACCGCCTTTTTGAAAGAAAAAATCAACTGCACCGTCAACGTGTTTGATGACGACAGATACGACAGTTCTCCTGAGCCGCTGCTTAAGCAGTTTAATAAGGAAACCCTTGAGGAAATAGGCCTTGAGGGCAAGCCCGAGACGGTCATGGCGATGAACGCCTTGCTCAGTTATCTCAAGGATACCCAGATTAACGGGCTTGAGCGGCTCGACACGATTTATTACTACAGCGAAGAACAGTATATGCGCCTCGATTTGTCAACGAGGCGCAATCTTGAGCTGTGTGAAACCATGCGCGGCAGGGAGAAGCGCGGTACGCTGCTGTGGGTGCTCGACAAGACAAAAACAGCTATGGGGAAAAGGCTTCTGCGCACATGGATAGAGCAGCCGCTTTTAAACTGCGCAGAGATTGTACGGCGCCATAACGCTGTGGGTGAGCTTGTCAGCGATTCTATTATGCGGGCTGACCTTGCCGACGGGCTTACAGGTGTTTATGACCTCGAGCGCCTGATGACGCGCATAGTTTACGGTTCTGCAAACGCGAGAGAGTTGAGGAGCCTCGCCCAGACGGCGGAAAAGCTGCCGTCGATTAAAGAGAGGATGGCAGGCGTCAATTCTCAGCTTCTGAAGGAGATTTATGCTGGAATTGACCCGCTTCAGGATGTTTTCAAGCTTATCGACGATTCAATCGTGGAAGACCCGCCGGCTCTGCTCAAAGAGGGCGGCATAATCAAGGACGGGTATAACGCCGAGGTGGACGAGCTTAGGGAAGCAATGACGAACGGCCATGGCTTCTTAGCAAAAATAGAGGCCGCCGAACGCGAAAAGACCGGTATTAAAAACCTAAGAATTGGCTATAACCGTGTATTCGGCTATTACATAGAAGTCACAAAATCCAACCTGTCACAGGTGCCGGATTATTATATAAGAAAGCAGACGCTGACTAACTGTGAGCGCTACATTACGCAGGAGCTGAAAGAGCTTGAAAGCCGCGTACTCGGCGCACAAGAGCGGATAAAACAGCTCGAGTTCCAGCTTTTTGACGAGGTGCGCAAAAAGGTTGCGGAGCAGCTTCACCGTATTCAGAGGACGGCGAAATCGCTGGCCAAGCTCGACGTGCTGGTTTCCTTTGCACAGACTGCCGTCGACAACAACTACTGCTGCCCCGACGTTTCGCTGGACGGCAAAATAATCATTAAAGACGGCAGACATCCGGTTGTGGAAATGATGATGAAGGACACGCCGTTTGTACCGAACGACACGCTCCTTGACCTTGACGAAAACCGCACCGCCATCATCACCGGCCCCAACATGGCTGGTAAGTCTACATATATGCGCCAGGTCGCGCTGATTGTACTGATGTCACAGATAGGCAGCTTCGTACCGGCGTCCAGCGCAAAGCTCGGCATCGTCGACAGCATATTTACGCGCGTCGGTGCGTCGGATGACCTCGCGTCCGGCCAATCTACGTTTATGGTCGAGATGAGCGAAGTCGCGAACATACTGCAAAACGCAACCCGCCAGAGCCTGCTGATATTTGACGAAATCGGCCGCGGCACCTCCACCTTTGACGGTATGAGCATAGCGCGGGCAGTCGTCGAGTATGTCAACGACAAAAAACGCCTCGGCGCCAAGACGCTTTTTGCGACACATTACCACGAACTTACGGAAATGGAATCCATGTATGACGGCATTAAGAACTATAATGTAGCTGTGAAAAAGCACGGCGACGATATTACGTTCCTGCGCCGCATTATCGCCGGCGGAGCGGACGACAGCTACGGCATTGAGGTCGCGAAGCTCGCGGGCCTGCCTAATTCGGTCATCTCCCGCTCAAAGGAGATATTAAAACAACTGAATGCCGGCCAGCCGGTTGCGGTGCGTCGGAAAAAACTCGCCGAGGTCAGACCTCAGGAGCCTGCGCAGGTTTCATTTACGAACCCGACGACCGACAAAATAATGTCAAAGCTGCGCACTATTGACGCGAATACGCTGTCGCCTATTGAGGCGCTCAATATCCTGTTTGAGCTGTGCAAACTGGCACAGGACCATTGA
- a CDS encoding hypothetical protein (Family membership): MGVIEKARELGEALLADERCIRLQNAKAANDADPELQNLIGEFNLKKFQLNNEFNKKPEEQSKEKIEQYQKELKDIYGKIMATEGMKEYAAAKKDVDELLSHINSIIQMSITGEVDGGGCGGNCSACGGCH; the protein is encoded by the coding sequence ATGGGAGTAATAGAGAAAGCACGCGAACTTGGAGAAGCACTTTTGGCCGATGAAAGGTGCATACGTCTCCAGAATGCCAAGGCAGCCAACGATGCAGACCCGGAGCTGCAAAATCTTATCGGTGAATTTAATCTTAAGAAATTTCAGCTCAACAATGAGTTTAATAAAAAACCGGAAGAGCAAAGCAAGGAAAAGATTGAGCAATATCAGAAAGAGCTAAAGGATATTTACGGCAAAATAATGGCAACAGAAGGCATGAAGGAATATGCTGCTGCCAAAAAGGATGTTGACGAGCTTTTAAGCCACATCAACAGCATTATCCAAATGAGCATAACGGGCGAAGTGGATGGCGGCGGCTGCGGCGGCAACTGTTCTGCCTGCGGAGGCTGTCACTGA
- a CDS encoding DNA mismatch repair protein MutL (High confidence in function and specificity): MSGESTNRIHILDKKVAELIAAGEVVERPASAVKELLENSIDAGASMITLEIKNGGITFIRVTDNGCGIMRDDVPTAFLRHATSKIQKADDLNAIGTLGFRGEALASIAAVSKTEIITKTKMELAGTHVKLEAGEIVETGDSGCPVGTTIIVRELFYNTPARMKFLKKDTTEGNAVAAVAQRIALSHPEISIRFIKDGREEMHTPGDNRLISAIHSVLGRDFSKNLIKTDYTIGHTRTYGYVTKPLAARSSRNMQFFFLNGRFVKSKTMMAAVEEAYKNSIMAGKYPGCVLNLILDPSLVDVNVHPAKLEVRFSNEREVFETVYYAVKNALAQSDERPKFELEEKKPQSQPTFSFSFAPFNQPAQSGQQDEQLRLIVKNTPVQNEPEKVTPAYNAARVSYEPVQSETIKFINTDSELKTSEKPFVSVLAGEKQPIITQESRTIKESFQQVSAKPETAVSAAAEESVVVVGQCFGTYILAQKGDSLWIIDKHAAHERILYEKVKKLRRASSQVLLEPITVTLPADEYAAAVENLDLLAEAGIVAEDFGGSTILVREAPLDLTGQDIPDLVSEIAGQLLAHKKEVMPARLDWIFHSIACRAAVKAHDRTSLPEMQSLAQRVLCDNDILYCPHGRPVAFELPRSDIEKKFGR, encoded by the coding sequence ATGAGCGGTGAAAGCACAAACCGAATACATATCCTCGATAAAAAAGTAGCGGAGCTTATCGCCGCCGGCGAAGTCGTCGAGCGCCCCGCGTCAGCGGTCAAGGAACTGCTTGAGAATTCCATTGACGCTGGCGCATCAATGATTACGCTTGAAATCAAGAATGGCGGCATAACCTTTATAAGGGTAACGGATAACGGCTGCGGAATTATGCGGGATGATGTTCCGACGGCCTTTCTGCGCCATGCCACCAGCAAGATTCAAAAAGCGGACGACCTTAACGCCATCGGAACGCTGGGTTTCAGGGGCGAGGCACTTGCGTCCATTGCCGCAGTTTCAAAAACGGAGATTATAACAAAGACGAAAATGGAGCTTGCCGGAACGCATGTAAAACTCGAGGCTGGGGAAATTGTGGAGACGGGGGACTCGGGCTGCCCTGTCGGCACGACGATTATAGTAAGGGAACTTTTCTACAATACCCCGGCGCGCATGAAATTTCTTAAGAAGGATACAACGGAGGGCAATGCGGTCGCGGCTGTGGCCCAGCGCATAGCCCTGTCCCATCCGGAGATATCAATAAGATTTATTAAAGACGGAAGGGAAGAAATGCATACCCCGGGCGACAACAGGCTGATTTCTGCCATACATTCAGTGCTGGGGCGCGATTTTTCAAAGAACCTTATTAAAACAGATTACACAATCGGGCATACAAGAACCTACGGTTATGTGACAAAGCCGCTGGCGGCACGAAGCAGCCGCAACATGCAGTTTTTCTTTTTAAACGGCAGGTTTGTCAAGTCAAAGACAATGATGGCGGCTGTTGAAGAGGCGTATAAAAACAGCATAATGGCGGGAAAATATCCGGGGTGCGTGTTAAACCTTATCCTTGACCCGTCCCTTGTCGATGTGAACGTGCATCCGGCGAAACTCGAAGTCCGGTTTTCAAATGAGCGCGAAGTATTTGAAACCGTTTATTACGCGGTGAAAAACGCCCTTGCGCAGAGTGACGAGCGGCCTAAGTTTGAGCTTGAGGAGAAGAAACCGCAGTCACAGCCGACGTTTTCTTTTAGTTTTGCTCCGTTTAATCAGCCGGCTCAGAGCGGGCAACAAGACGAGCAGTTAAGGCTTATCGTCAAGAATACGCCTGTGCAGAATGAACCGGAAAAAGTCACACCCGCTTATAACGCGGCAAGAGTGTCTTATGAGCCGGTGCAAAGCGAAACGATAAAATTTATTAATACAGACAGTGAGCTTAAAACATCGGAAAAACCTTTTGTAAGCGTTTTAGCAGGTGAAAAACAGCCGATAATAACACAGGAAAGTAGGACTATTAAGGAGTCATTCCAGCAGGTCAGTGCCAAGCCCGAAACAGCGGTCAGCGCGGCAGCCGAGGAAAGCGTAGTTGTGGTAGGGCAGTGCTTTGGCACATATATTCTTGCCCAGAAGGGCGACAGCCTTTGGATAATTGACAAACACGCCGCCCATGAGCGCATTTTATATGAAAAGGTAAAAAAACTGCGGCGCGCGTCGTCTCAGGTGCTGCTTGAGCCTATAACAGTGACCCTGCCCGCTGACGAATACGCGGCAGCGGTCGAAAACCTAGATTTGCTCGCCGAGGCCGGCATAGTCGCCGAGGATTTCGGCGGCTCAACAATACTGGTCCGCGAAGCGCCTCTTGACCTCACCGGTCAGGACATACCGGACTTGGTTTCAGAGATTGCAGGCCAACTGCTGGCCCATAAAAAGGAAGTCATGCCTGCCCGCCTTGACTGGATATTCCATTCCATAGCGTGTAGGGCGGCAGTCAAAGCCCACGACAGGACATCGCTGCCTGAGATGCAGAGCCTTGCCCAGCGTGTCCTCTGCGACAACGATATTCTGTACTGCCCCCATGGAAGGCCTGTGGCGTTTGAACTGCCGAGAAGCGACATAGAAAAGAAATTTGGCAGATAA
- the xsa gene encoding Alpha-N-arabinofuranosidase 2 (High confidence in function and specificity), whose protein sequence is MSRIIVQSQKKLSKINRNIYGHFSEHLGHCIYGGIYVGENSKIPNIDGIRTDVVEALKHIKIPVLRWPGGCFADEYHWKDGIGPKENRKKMVNTNWGGVVEDNSFGTHEFMELCQLLGCEPYINGNLGSGTVQEMSEWVEYLTFPGQSPMADLRRENGRDEPWKVKYFAVGNENWGGGGNMTPEYYANLYRHYQTFLKNYGDNKLYKIACGPGEDDYAWTDTVMRLAGKYMNAISLHYYTVPGIFDIKKGSALEFDEKEYYITLKKALRIDELITKHLQIMDRYDPEHKVDLIVDEWGTWYDVEPGTNPGFLYQQNTMRDALVAALTLNIFNHHSDRITMANIAQTVNVLQAVILTNGEKMILTPTYHVFDLYKSHQDAMLVESSVQTNYIGVDEVKIPQISVSASVDDNNHLNITVANTSMDKTDSTECFIFDKEITAVSASILTGKMNAHNTFEQPDNVHIQKFDDITICDGKLKFEMPPCSVVKIEVQ, encoded by the coding sequence ATGAGCCGCATCATTGTACAATCCCAGAAAAAGCTTAGCAAAATCAACAGAAACATCTATGGACATTTCTCCGAACATCTTGGCCACTGCATTTATGGCGGTATTTATGTCGGAGAAAACTCAAAAATTCCCAATATTGACGGTATACGTACCGACGTAGTAGAAGCACTGAAACACATTAAAATTCCTGTGTTGAGATGGCCAGGCGGTTGTTTTGCGGATGAATACCATTGGAAAGACGGTATTGGTCCCAAAGAGAACCGTAAAAAGATGGTTAATACCAACTGGGGCGGAGTTGTTGAGGATAACTCCTTTGGAACACATGAATTCATGGAACTTTGCCAATTGCTTGGCTGCGAGCCGTATATAAACGGCAATTTGGGTTCCGGAACTGTTCAGGAAATGAGTGAATGGGTAGAGTATCTGACTTTTCCGGGCCAATCTCCTATGGCTGACCTGCGTCGCGAAAACGGTAGAGACGAACCGTGGAAAGTTAAGTATTTCGCCGTTGGCAACGAAAACTGGGGCGGCGGCGGAAATATGACGCCGGAGTATTATGCCAATTTGTATCGCCATTACCAAACGTTCCTCAAAAATTACGGAGACAATAAACTATATAAAATCGCCTGTGGCCCAGGTGAAGACGATTATGCATGGACCGATACGGTAATGAGATTGGCGGGCAAGTATATGAATGCCATCTCCTTGCACTATTATACCGTACCCGGCATTTTCGATATCAAAAAAGGCAGTGCGCTCGAATTTGACGAAAAAGAGTACTATATAACTCTGAAAAAGGCATTAAGAATCGACGAGTTAATAACAAAGCACCTGCAGATTATGGATAGATATGACCCAGAGCACAAAGTTGACCTTATAGTTGACGAATGGGGCACCTGGTACGATGTTGAACCCGGTACAAACCCAGGCTTCCTGTATCAGCAAAACACGATGCGCGATGCGCTTGTGGCAGCCCTGACGTTGAATATCTTTAATCATCACAGTGACCGTATCACAATGGCAAATATTGCACAGACAGTTAATGTACTGCAGGCTGTCATTCTTACAAACGGCGAGAAAATGATTTTGACGCCTACCTATCATGTATTTGACCTGTATAAATCCCATCAGGATGCTATGCTGGTCGAATCCAGTGTTCAGACAAACTATATTGGTGTCGACGAAGTAAAAATTCCTCAAATCAGTGTTTCCGCATCTGTTGATGACAATAATCATCTGAATATAACAGTTGCTAATACTTCCATGGACAAAACAGATTCAACAGAGTGCTTTATATTTGATAAGGAAATTACTGCTGTTTCCGCATCGATCTTAACTGGCAAAATGAATGCTCATAATACTTTTGAACAGCCTGACAATGTTCATATACAAAAGTTCGATGATATTACAATTTGCGACGGAAAACTGAAATTTGAAATGCCGCCTTGCAGTGTCGTTAAAATTGAGGTTCAGTAA
- the miaB gene encoding (Dimethylallyl)adenosine tRNA methylthiotransferase MiaB (High confidence in function and specificity) — protein MNEHDSIDYTLKVKELNDNRSAKNGRKPLAFIHTYGCQQNVSDSEHIAGLLSQMGFEFTDDVKKADLALYNTCAVREHAEQRVFGNIGALKGIKDRNPDMIIAVCGCMTQQKQVAEKFKRSYPYVDLVFGTHALPKLPEMLYNVMTKGRVFELGGEDVVTEGIPVRRDSKFKAWLPVMYGCNNFCTYCIVPYVRGRERSRTTEAIMDEAKKLVADGAREITLLGQNVNSYGKDLGGTINFSQLLRKINAIEGDFLIRFMTSHPKDATSELFDTMAECEKVAKHLHLPFQSGSNRILKLMNRRYTKEKYLSLIQEVKEKVPGISLTSDVIVGFPGETYEDFCETLDVVRQVEFDNLFTFIYSKREGTPAAKMEDPVTHEEKTKWMAELLAVQEEISARNMAKRVGRTERVLCENVKDGTVFGRTNENLVVRFDGDESLLGKFVNVKITRSDRSALFGELQNI, from the coding sequence GTGAACGAACATGATAGCATTGATTACACTTTAAAAGTCAAGGAACTAAACGACAATAGATCTGCAAAAAACGGCAGGAAACCGCTTGCCTTTATCCATACCTACGGATGCCAGCAGAATGTGAGCGACAGCGAGCATATCGCGGGATTGCTTTCCCAGATGGGCTTTGAGTTTACCGACGATGTAAAAAAAGCCGACCTTGCGCTTTATAACACCTGCGCAGTGAGGGAACACGCCGAGCAAAGGGTATTCGGCAATATCGGCGCGCTGAAAGGCATAAAAGACCGCAATCCGGATATGATTATCGCCGTCTGCGGCTGCATGACGCAGCAGAAGCAGGTTGCGGAGAAGTTTAAGCGCAGTTACCCATATGTGGACCTTGTTTTCGGAACCCATGCGCTGCCAAAGCTTCCAGAGATGCTGTATAACGTAATGACAAAGGGACGGGTTTTTGAGCTCGGTGGCGAGGACGTTGTCACTGAAGGCATTCCTGTCCGCCGTGACAGCAAGTTCAAGGCATGGCTTCCCGTAATGTACGGGTGCAACAATTTTTGCACCTACTGTATAGTCCCATATGTCCGGGGGCGCGAGCGCAGCAGGACTACTGAAGCCATTATGGATGAAGCAAAAAAACTGGTTGCGGACGGAGCGCGGGAAATTACGCTGCTCGGTCAGAACGTCAATTCATATGGGAAAGACTTGGGAGGCACCATTAATTTTTCGCAACTGCTCCGGAAAATAAATGCCATTGAAGGCGATTTTTTAATAAGGTTTATGACGTCTCACCCTAAGGACGCTACTTCGGAGCTGTTTGACACGATGGCGGAATGTGAAAAAGTGGCGAAGCACCTTCACTTGCCGTTCCAATCGGGCAGCAACCGTATTCTCAAGCTGATGAACAGACGTTACACAAAGGAAAAATACCTTAGTCTTATACAAGAAGTAAAAGAAAAAGTCCCGGGAATATCGCTGACCAGCGATGTTATTGTAGGTTTCCCAGGGGAAACATATGAAGATTTTTGCGAAACCCTTGATGTTGTGCGCCAAGTGGAATTTGACAATCTGTTTACTTTTATTTATTCGAAAAGGGAAGGTACGCCTGCCGCGAAGATGGAGGACCCGGTTACCCATGAGGAAAAGACGAAATGGATGGCGGAACTTCTTGCGGTTCAGGAAGAGATTTCGGCGCGCAATATGGCGAAGCGTGTCGGGAGAACCGAGCGGGTACTCTGCGAAAATGTCAAGGACGGCACGGTTTTCGGGCGCACAAATGAGAATCTCGTCGTCAGGTTTGACGGTGACGAAAGCCTGCTGGGCAAGTTTGTAAACGTCAAGATAACGCGGTCTGACCGTTCAGCCTTATTTGGCGAACTGCAGAACATTTAA
- the miaA gene encoding tRNA dimethylallyltransferase (High confidence in function and specificity) has product MSLIPLVAVVGPTASGKTKLAIDIALKYGGEVVSADSMQIYKGMDIGTAKPDKAEMRGVPHHLIDFLDVGTDYSVAQFVKDAHAAIQDIHSRGKLPVVAGGTGLYIDSLLNNIKFDETVRDDKLRADLEKLAAEKGGEALLKMLESFDPETASTLHPNNIKRIIRAIEVYKTTGKTMTEMRKRSRQSPQIYKTCFIGLNFKDRAELYRRVEMRVDLMMERGLEKEVRTLLENGADMDSTAMQAIGYKEIAEAISKGESMAEAAEKIKLATRHYAKRQLTWFRRNKQINWIEASEPYEKICQAAFEIIDKSGIL; this is encoded by the coding sequence TTGTCACTGATACCTCTTGTTGCAGTCGTCGGACCGACTGCTTCCGGAAAGACGAAGCTTGCTATTGATATTGCTTTGAAATACGGCGGGGAGGTAGTATCCGCCGACTCAATGCAGATTTACAAAGGCATGGATATAGGGACCGCAAAGCCGGATAAGGCGGAAATGCGGGGTGTCCCTCATCATCTTATTGATTTTCTTGATGTGGGGACTGATTACAGTGTTGCCCAGTTTGTCAAAGACGCCCATGCCGCGATTCAGGATATCCACAGTAGGGGAAAGCTTCCTGTCGTTGCCGGCGGCACAGGCCTTTATATAGATTCCCTTCTCAACAACATCAAATTTGACGAGACTGTGCGCGATGACAAGCTGCGGGCTGATTTGGAAAAGCTGGCCGCAGAAAAAGGCGGCGAGGCGCTTCTTAAAATGCTTGAAAGTTTTGACCCGGAAACCGCCAGCACGCTTCACCCGAATAACATCAAACGCATTATCAGGGCAATTGAAGTCTATAAAACCACCGGAAAGACAATGACAGAAATGCGCAAAAGGTCGCGTCAAAGCCCTCAAATCTATAAAACCTGCTTTATTGGGCTTAATTTTAAAGACCGCGCCGAACTTTACCGCCGGGTTGAAATGCGCGTCGACCTTATGATGGAACGTGGCCTTGAAAAAGAAGTCAGGACGCTGCTTGAAAACGGCGCTGACATGGATTCGACGGCAATGCAGGCCATAGGGTATAAGGAAATCGCGGAAGCAATCTCAAAAGGCGAAAGCATGGCTGAGGCCGCTGAAAAGATAAAACTGGCCACAAGGCACTATGCAAAAAGACAGCTTACATGGTTCAGGAGAAATAAGCAAATTAACTGGATTGAAGCGTCTGAACCGTATGAAAAAATTTGCCAAGCAGCCTTTGAAATTATAGATAAATCGGGTATCTTATGA
- a CDS encoding ABC transporter (High confidence in function and specificity) produces MNSVFSNKKAICIFMIPTMLIFVVIVFVPILISSYYSLLDWNGVGAGKFIGLQNYVEMFTSPRALNSIKNSCLFALVSIFIQLPISLFLALILANGVKGEGFYRTVYFIPVLISTVVIAQLWSKIYNADYGLLNQLLKAIGLGSLAQDWLGQTETALGASFVPTLWQYVGYHMLLMYASAKSISKDVIEAARIDGATSTRIAFSIMIPLMKPMLKVCLIFSLIGSFKVFDLVYVLTKGGPFFTTEVPSTLMYTTIFDTYRYGYGSAISVFIIVECLVFTLLINKFFKTED; encoded by the coding sequence ATGAATTCCGTTTTTTCTAATAAAAAGGCAATCTGTATCTTTATGATTCCAACCATGCTTATATTCGTCGTAATTGTTTTCGTTCCGATTTTGATTTCCAGTTACTACAGCCTATTGGATTGGAACGGAGTAGGCGCTGGTAAATTTATTGGACTTCAGAACTATGTTGAAATGTTTACCAGTCCTCGTGCACTGAATTCTATTAAAAACTCTTGCCTCTTTGCGCTTGTGTCTATCTTTATACAGCTGCCGATTTCACTTTTCCTTGCTTTGATATTGGCAAACGGCGTTAAAGGAGAAGGGTTTTACCGTACTGTATACTTCATTCCTGTTCTTATTTCTACAGTTGTTATTGCCCAGCTGTGGTCAAAAATCTACAACGCAGATTATGGCCTTTTAAATCAACTGCTTAAGGCTATTGGCTTAGGTTCACTTGCACAGGACTGGCTTGGTCAGACGGAAACTGCCCTTGGTGCATCTTTTGTGCCGACTTTGTGGCAGTATGTGGGCTATCACATGCTTCTGATGTATGCAAGTGCAAAGTCGATATCAAAGGATGTTATCGAAGCGGCAAGGATTGACGGCGCCACTTCAACGCGTATTGCATTTTCTATCATGATTCCGCTGATGAAGCCCATGTTGAAAGTATGCTTGATTTTCTCTCTGATCGGCTCATTTAAAGTCTTTGACCTTGTTTATGTATTAACTAAAGGCGGACCGTTCTTCACGACAGAAGTACCAAGTACACTCATGTATACGACGATATTTGATACTTATCGCTATGGCTACGGCAGTGCGATATCAGTATTTATTATCGTCGAATGTTTGGTATTTACTTTGTTAATAAATAAATTCTTTAAAACTGAAGATTAA